A window of the bacterium genome harbors these coding sequences:
- a CDS encoding bifunctional UDP-3-O-[3-hydroxymyristoyl] N-acetylglucosamine deacetylase/3-hydroxyacyl-ACP dehydratase: MLEQQRTIAKPVSITGIGLHTGTECKLTFKPAPENHGIKFIRADLGGRPEIPAIAENVVDVSRGTTIGIGEAKVHTVEHVLAAIMGLQIDNIIIEVEGIEPPVGDGSSLPFVEALQSAGFEQQEAPKDYLVIDQTIMHHEDDRQIDIVALPLDDYRVTVMVDYQNPALGSQHTGLFDFEKEFASEFAPARTFCFLSEVEALADQGLIKGGDIDNAVVIVDHKLNEQHLSELGKKIGVTQKFVLGDNGILNNKQLRFRNEPVRHKLLDLIGDLALIGAPLKAQILAARPGHKANVEFAKQVRKLYQQKKIVKKYQIVKKEGVVFDANAIERILPHRYPFLLVDKIIDLEVDKKVIGVKSVTTNEPFFPGHFPGNPIMPGVLILEAMAQTGGVLLLGSIPDPQDHLVYFMQINNAKFRKPVVPGDQLFMEVELVQKKSKVILMKGKAYVDEVLAAEADFMAGIVDKPKTNNNSK; this comes from the coding sequence ATGCTTGAACAGCAAAGAACAATAGCTAAGCCTGTTTCAATAACTGGAATTGGACTTCATACTGGAACTGAATGCAAACTTACCTTTAAACCTGCACCTGAAAATCACGGAATAAAATTTATCAGAGCGGACCTTGGCGGCAGACCTGAAATACCAGCTATAGCTGAAAATGTTGTCGATGTTTCCCGCGGAACGACAATTGGGATTGGTGAAGCTAAAGTTCATACAGTTGAACATGTTTTAGCAGCGATTATGGGTCTTCAAATCGACAATATAATTATTGAAGTTGAAGGAATTGAGCCTCCGGTTGGTGACGGCAGTTCACTTCCTTTTGTTGAAGCGTTGCAGAGCGCAGGTTTTGAGCAGCAGGAAGCTCCGAAAGATTATCTTGTGATTGATCAAACAATTATGCATCACGAAGATGACAGGCAGATCGATATTGTTGCTCTACCGCTCGATGATTACCGTGTCACAGTTATGGTAGATTATCAGAATCCGGCATTGGGCAGCCAGCATACCGGCTTGTTTGATTTTGAAAAAGAATTTGCTTCAGAGTTTGCACCTGCAAGAACTTTTTGTTTCTTAAGTGAAGTTGAAGCCTTAGCAGATCAGGGATTGATAAAAGGCGGTGATATAGATAATGCAGTAGTAATTGTTGATCATAAGTTAAACGAACAGCATCTTTCCGAACTTGGTAAAAAAATTGGTGTGACACAAAAATTTGTTCTGGGAGATAACGGAATTTTAAATAATAAGCAGCTTCGATTCAGGAATGAACCAGTAAGACACAAATTACTTGACCTTATTGGCGATCTCGCACTGATTGGTGCACCGTTGAAAGCGCAGATACTGGCTGCTCGTCCTGGACACAAAGCTAATGTTGAATTTGCAAAGCAGGTGAGAAAATTATACCAGCAGAAAAAGATCGTAAAAAAATATCAGATAGTTAAAAAAGAAGGTGTAGTTTTCGATGCAAATGCAATTGAAAGAATTCTTCCACACCGTTATCCATTTCTGCTGGTTGATAAAATAATCGATCTTGAAGTTGATAAAAAAGTTATCGGTGTAAAATCAGTAACTACAAATGAACCATTCTTCCCGGGACATTTTCCTGGTAATCCGATAATGCCTGGTGTTCTGATTCTTGAAGCAATGGCGCAGACTGGAGGAGTGCTGCTGCTTGGTTCTATTCCCGATCCGCAGGATCATCTCGTCTACTTTATGCAAATAAATAATGCAAAGTTCAGGAAACCTGTTGTTCCCGGTGATCAATTATTTATGGAAGTTGAACTTGTGCAGAAGAAAAGCAAAGTGATTCTTATGAAAGGAAAAGCTTATGTTGATGAGGTTCTTGCTGCCGAAGCAGATTTTATGGCCGGCATTGTTGACAAGCCGAAGACAAATAATAATTCAAAATAA
- a CDS encoding OmpH family outer membrane protein, with protein sequence MRNSLLILIVLFSTAVFAQTSQKIGYVDSQVILTQLPEAIKAQSDLDALTKLWSDQLDSMTLGYQQLLTDYQKQATTMTDEQKLSKQQELIAMEQNILGFRNKKFGQPNGEIYLKQEEIFEPVKRKIYTGIEQVAKGEGMQFVFDKSGDIVLLYADAAFDITFKVLDNLKRGK encoded by the coding sequence GTGAGAAATTCTCTTTTAATTTTAATCGTGTTGTTCAGCACTGCGGTTTTTGCGCAGACCAGTCAAAAAATTGGTTACGTAGATTCGCAAGTAATACTCACGCAGCTTCCGGAAGCGATTAAAGCTCAAAGTGATCTTGATGCTTTAACAAAACTATGGTCAGATCAACTTGATTCAATGACACTTGGTTACCAGCAATTGCTTACTGACTATCAGAAACAGGCAACAACGATGACCGATGAGCAGAAACTATCAAAACAGCAGGAACTCATCGCAATGGAACAGAATATTCTCGGTTTCAGGAATAAAAAATTCGGACAGCCGAATGGAGAAATTTATCTGAAGCAGGAAGAAATCTTTGAACCTGTTAAAAGAAAAATTTATACGGGTATCGAACAGGTGGCAAAGGGCGAAGGAATGCAATTTGTCTTCGATAAAAGTGGAGATATTGTTTTGCTTTATGCTGATGCTGCTTTCGATATAACATTTAAAGTTCTGGATAACCTGAAAAGGGGCAAATAA
- the lpxD gene encoding UDP-3-O-(3-hydroxymyristoyl)glucosamine N-acyltransferase, producing the protein MSIKVSEIAKLVNGKVTGGSNITINSLARIDEAGEGDLTFLYLPAFEKFFPATKASAIIVKNDFAKSRNDITYIEVDAPEKAFAAVLLKFFSPSFELEGIDKSCFVHESTSFGKNVAIGKNVVIGANCKVGDGVKIFHNTVIMDNVEIGDNTLIFQNVSIREDCKLGKNVIIHAGAVIGSDGFGYQKDESGAYIKVPQIGNVIIEDDVEIGANTTIDRATLGSTIIKKGVKIDNLVQIAHNVTVGNNTVMSAQSGVSGSVKIGNNVIVAGQVGIAGHLEITDNVVLMAQSGVPKTISKPGLYFGYPAKEAKKARTLEAHYRNFPEYVERIKNLEEEIRRLKELLPPKNS; encoded by the coding sequence ATCAGCATTAAAGTTTCCGAAATAGCAAAGCTGGTCAATGGAAAAGTTACCGGCGGTTCAAATATTACAATTAATTCCCTCGCAAGAATTGATGAAGCTGGAGAAGGGGATCTGACATTCTTATATCTCCCAGCATTTGAAAAATTCTTCCCCGCAACTAAAGCATCTGCAATAATTGTAAAAAATGATTTTGCTAAATCACGTAATGACATCACTTACATCGAGGTTGATGCACCCGAAAAAGCATTTGCTGCTGTTTTGTTAAAATTCTTTTCACCGAGTTTCGAACTGGAAGGTATTGATAAAAGCTGTTTTGTGCACGAATCAACTTCATTTGGTAAGAATGTAGCTATTGGTAAAAATGTTGTGATCGGTGCTAATTGCAAAGTTGGCGACGGAGTTAAAATTTTTCATAACACAGTTATCATGGATAATGTTGAAATCGGGGATAACACATTAATTTTTCAGAATGTCAGCATTCGTGAAGATTGCAAGCTTGGAAAAAATGTAATTATTCATGCTGGTGCTGTGATCGGTTCCGATGGATTTGGATATCAGAAGGATGAATCTGGTGCTTATATAAAAGTTCCGCAGATCGGAAATGTAATAATTGAAGATGACGTTGAAATTGGTGCGAACACGACAATTGACAGAGCAACTCTTGGAAGTACTATCATCAAGAAAGGTGTGAAGATCGACAACCTTGTTCAGATCGCTCACAATGTTACCGTTGGAAATAACACAGTAATGTCAGCTCAAAGCGGTGTTTCAGGAAGTGTAAAAATCGGAAACAATGTTATCGTAGCAGGTCAGGTGGGAATTGCAGGACATCTCGAAATTACAGATAACGTAGTCTTAATGGCTCAGTCAGGCGTTCCAAAAACAATTTCAAAGCCGGGATTATATTTTGGATATCCGGCGAAGGAAGCGAAGAAAGCAAGAACTCTCGAAGCACATTATAGAAATTTTCCTGAGTATGTAGAGCGCATCAAAAATTTAGAAGAAGAAATTAGAAGACTTAAAGAACTACTGCCACCAAAAAATTCCTGA
- a CDS encoding OmpH family outer membrane protein, translated as MMKFILFSLFLYLPLYSFISFAQLKIGYVDSDTIMDNYPDVQDARQQLDALVQEWQSELRKMEGELKAKQDDYEKRKLIMTEQTSAEAMAEITKLQKEISDYRDKKFGANGELFQKQNEVMKPIQNKVFTIIQQIANEEALDFVFDRSGDILFLFAKPEYDLTPKVIERLKLE; from the coding sequence ATTATGAAATTCATTCTCTTCTCTTTGTTTTTATACTTACCGCTGTATTCTTTTATAAGCTTTGCACAATTGAAAATCGGCTATGTGGATTCTGATACAATCATGGATAACTATCCTGATGTTCAGGATGCAAGACAGCAGCTCGATGCGTTAGTTCAGGAGTGGCAGTCTGAGCTTAGAAAAATGGAAGGCGAGCTGAAAGCAAAACAGGATGATTATGAAAAAAGAAAGTTGATTATGACCGAGCAGACGAGTGCCGAGGCAATGGCAGAAATTACCAAGCTTCAAAAGGAGATTTCGGATTACCGCGATAAAAAATTTGGTGCTAACGGAGAACTCTTCCAAAAACAAAACGAAGTGATGAAACCAATACAAAATAAAGTTTTCACTATCATTCAGCAGATAGCAAACGAAGAGGCTCTTGACTTTGTATTCGACAGAAGCGGTGATATCCTTTTCCTCTTTGCCAAACCCGAATATGATCTGACACCAAAGGTAATTGAAAGATTAAAACTTGAGTAA